The following are encoded in a window of bacterium SCSIO 12643 genomic DNA:
- a CDS encoding histidine phosphatase family protein, which produces MKKLYIVRHAKSSWKEEVDDYDRGLKKRGKLNSPFMAGKLISRGAKIDHILSSSAKRTKKTTSLMNEVLGLDTASISYKKELYLASPKTIINQIQNTDSSVNELMVVAHNPGVTQVVNFLAKEHFENIPTAGIACILFDIDSWSEIKNNGKLGFFIYPKMFKQKISI; this is translated from the coding sequence ATGAAGAAACTTTACATCGTTCGTCATGCCAAATCATCCTGGAAAGAAGAAGTGGATGATTATGACCGAGGACTCAAGAAAAGAGGAAAATTAAACAGCCCATTCATGGCGGGCAAATTAATTTCCAGAGGAGCAAAAATTGATCATATCCTCAGTAGTTCTGCTAAACGAACAAAAAAAACCACATCATTAATGAACGAAGTTCTGGGATTAGATACTGCATCCATTTCTTACAAAAAAGAATTGTATTTAGCATCTCCCAAAACCATCATTAATCAAATTCAAAATACTGATTCATCTGTTAATGAACTTATGGTAGTCGCCCATAATCCGGGAGTTACACAAGTAGTTAACTTTTTAGCGAAGGAGCACTTTGAAAACATTCCTACTGCGGGTATTGCCTGTATTCTATTTGATATTGATTCCTGGTCGGAGATCAAAAACAATGGAAAACTAGGTTTCTTTATTTACCCTAAAATGTTTAAACAAAAAATTTCAATATGA
- a CDS encoding rhomboid family intramembrane serine protease yields MIEAYQRKNEQQQYQLLRSMIFPVFMLLIMWGVFIWETVFLVSFNTYGIYPRDLIGLRGILFSPFIHSDFQHIINNSYPVLILGTAIFYFYRRSAKYVLLYSFLMTGIWVWAMGRSSFHIGASGLIYAWGAFLFTSGVLNRNKRMMGLSLLVVFLYGSMIWGVLPLMPEISWESHLFGAIAGTVLAFVFKKEGPKRRKYDWETNEEEYEIEFWNMTQEEINQYYIKKSQEKTSGGRPEVSIKYDFKPKKDD; encoded by the coding sequence ATGATAGAAGCGTACCAAAGGAAAAATGAACAGCAGCAATATCAACTTTTAAGAAGTATGATTTTTCCAGTTTTTATGTTGTTGATCATGTGGGGCGTTTTTATTTGGGAAACCGTATTTCTGGTAAGTTTTAATACGTATGGTATTTATCCACGAGATCTAATTGGGTTACGTGGAATCTTATTTTCTCCATTTATTCATAGTGATTTTCAGCACATCATTAATAATTCATATCCGGTACTCATATTGGGAACTGCTATTTTTTATTTCTATAGACGTTCTGCGAAGTATGTCCTTTTGTACAGTTTTTTAATGACAGGAATTTGGGTATGGGCTATGGGGAGGTCTTCGTTTCATATCGGAGCAAGCGGCTTGATATATGCCTGGGGTGCCTTTTTGTTTACGAGCGGAGTTTTAAATCGAAATAAGCGAATGATGGGGTTATCATTGCTCGTGGTGTTTTTATATGGGTCGATGATTTGGGGGGTGCTGCCATTGATGCCAGAAATTTCCTGGGAGTCTCATTTATTTGGAGCAATTGCAGGAACAGTTTTAGCCTTTGTATTTAAAAAGGAAGGACCGAAAAGAAGAAAGTATGATTGGGAAACCAATGAAGAGGAATACGAGATTGAGTTTTGGAATATGACACAGGAAGAAATCAATCAGTATTATATTAAAAAATCGCAAGAAAAAACCTCAGGCGGTAGGCCTGAGGTTTCCATAAAATATGATTTTAAACCGAAGAAAGACGATTAA
- the dnaN gene encoding DNA polymerase III subunit beta, whose protein sequence is MKFIVSSTVLLKQLQSISGVLNTNNTLPILDNFLFKISDHKLIVSASDLETTMTTEIELNNADKDGAVAVPARFILDTLKTFADEPLTFTVDDNSFGIEMASSNGKFKLTGFNGEEFPRIPSIEKASELTVSSNALSNAVSKTLFATGNDELRPVMSGVMFELNEDNLTFVSTDAHKLVRYRRLDAKADKAASFIMPKKPLTLLKGILDADTDVKIQYNNMNAYFEFNNVQLICRLIDGTYPNYEAVIPKENNNVLTIDRKSFLASVKRVSIFSNKTTHQVRLKISGSELNISAEDLDYANEAKERLTCQYEGEDIEIGFNSRFLVEMLNNLNSEQVRLLLSEPNRAGLLVPEGGDENEEVLMLVMPVMLNH, encoded by the coding sequence ATGAAATTTATTGTATCCAGTACGGTATTATTAAAACAGTTGCAAAGTATAAGTGGAGTATTAAATACCAATAATACACTTCCGATCTTAGATAATTTCTTATTTAAAATCTCTGATCACAAATTGATTGTATCAGCTAGTGACCTGGAAACCACGATGACCACAGAGATTGAGCTTAATAATGCAGACAAAGATGGTGCTGTGGCTGTTCCTGCTAGATTTATTCTGGATACGCTTAAGACTTTTGCTGATGAACCTTTGACATTTACTGTTGATGACAATTCGTTCGGTATTGAAATGGCTTCAAGCAATGGTAAATTTAAATTAACCGGATTTAACGGAGAAGAATTCCCTAGAATTCCAAGCATTGAAAAAGCATCTGAGCTAACTGTATCTTCAAATGCATTGAGCAATGCCGTATCAAAAACATTATTTGCTACTGGAAATGATGAATTAAGACCGGTGATGTCTGGTGTAATGTTCGAATTAAACGAAGACAATCTTACATTCGTTTCTACAGATGCACACAAATTAGTTCGCTATAGAAGATTAGATGCAAAAGCTGACAAAGCGGCATCTTTCATTATGCCTAAAAAACCTTTAACTCTTTTAAAAGGAATTTTAGATGCGGATACAGATGTGAAGATTCAATACAATAATATGAACGCGTATTTTGAGTTCAACAATGTTCAATTGATTTGTAGATTAATTGATGGAACTTATCCGAATTACGAAGCTGTTATTCCTAAAGAAAACAACAACGTTCTAACCATTGATAGAAAAAGCTTCCTGGCTTCAGTAAAGCGTGTATCTATTTTCTCAAATAAAACTACACATCAGGTAAGATTAAAAATCTCTGGAAGTGAATTAAACATATCTGCAGAAGATTTAGATTACGCAAACGAAGCGAAAGAAAGATTAACTTGTCAGTACGAAGGAGAGGATATCGAAATTGGATTCAACTCAAGATTCCTTGTGGAGATGCTTAATAACTTAAACAGTGAACAAGTAAGACTTTTATTATCTGAACCGAATCGTGCAGGATTATTAGTTCCTGAAGGTGGAGATGAAAACGAAGAAGTATTAATGTTGGTAATGCCGGTAATGCTAAATCATTAA